The window agatttgcatcatttttctgCCAATCTTGCAAAGTACGTTTTGATACCAACGCAGCTAAATGACGAACTGTCAAGGAAgcgtcgtcatttttttcttcgtttactttagtgagcaatttcactttttcttctaaatttttctgtaccattctgttctacaagatggtcgcaatggtaccgaagtaaaagcgactatgaagctggcacggcgttatatgaattcattgtcgattgttatcGCATCAATCGTCAtagtttcaccataatcactcataatgcaattgaatcttgtcttaaaacgaacgaagtactgtttattgtgtcataacctaacgatggaattgcgaacctgtgtccgaattaagcggagaattgtccgaattaacgggagttttttacgttcaatttttacttttgttccgttcccgagcattttgacCGAATAAAGCgcttgtccgggttatccggtgtccgaattaagcggattcgactgtatttgaaatgtgattattagggcaaccaaaagtcaatatggtcaattttttttacctgctcagaatgctatcaaacaagcacaaaacaaatttcagctttttacgacgtgtggtatagaagttattaggtgagacaaagtcaaaatgttacgttaggtcaaaatacggtaaaattgtttcttttaggtcaaaatctattaaaattgtaattttgtaaccattttgtaatattattcttccgtttttctcttttcttgtaccgcaaacaattccagtcccgcaaattttacttagaaccaaagccacaaagagagggaaggcttttcagcgcgtttggtggcgtcacgatgtgacgtcattgcatttgaaactgcaagttgtcaatcttaatacgcagaaacgaaaaaaaagtcaacactagaaaagcattttgtcatttttaaatgcagctttagattagaaagttgctgtagaccgtgtagagactatcagtatagcgtttttcaaaatgagatgaaaatttaaactttttaggtcaaaatttgcaaattttaaggtcaaaatttaaaaattttaggtcaaaaaactggttgccctagtgattATTAAGCCGGGCCAGTACTGCAGTGCTGTGGTAGGCTGGTATATCCTATTCAGGCTAGTCTTTCAAGATCGCCTTTTAGCGTTTTATTAAGCAGCACATGAGGTTGGTTGGgttaatttcattttgcagtCAGAATTGCAGACCTGAATGGAAAGGAATACCACAGCACTGCAGTACTGGCCCGGCTTAATAATCACATTTCAAATAGAACATAACCTAGCGCGTGTAGTGTTGAAATAACTTCTAAAGAAACATCCCATTCTTCATTGCGAACAAAACTAAGCTTACGCTTATTGCTGATCGCAAAGTATTTTGCACTGACGGTACACGGTAACTTTCGGCCTGCCCGAAACATAGgctattcagaaaactttgtcTTCTCTCAAAATccctttttcttcttggtaTCCCCGAGAGAGACATTTTTTCCCCAATAGAGacatttttgcacacttgGCGCGGCGCACTTTAACAACGAACCATCCATACATTTGTCGattcacgtacatttggcgattcacgcatacattcatcgaatcacgtacatttggcgattcacgcatacatttgtcgaatcacgtacatttggcgattcacgcatacatttaccgaatcacgtacatttggcgattcatgcatgcatttaccgaatcatgtacatttggcgattcactcatacatttgtcgaatcatgtacatttggcgattcatgcatgcatttaccgaatcatgtacatttggcgattcatgcatgcatttaccgaatcatgtacatttggcgattcatgcatgcatttgtcgaatcatgtacatttggcgattcatgcacTTTTGGCAAATCATCTATACATTTGCCGATCCATCTATACTTGGCAATTCATGAAGACGTTATGTGATTCATACGTACTTTTATAGAATCATTTAGTGCTTTTAGGAAtgcatgtttgtttaatcacgtatgtattttgcaaattgattcgcccatttttaattcacgaagactaatttccaatcatttggccattttataattcatGGTATAAGTTACATGATTCAAAAAACCGACATGtgattaacaaaactgcaatccgattaaagaaaataccatTTGCCATTAGGCATTGTAACTTGCCAACAGCCAGTTTGCTTTGCAGTTGTTATATCTGACTTGAAATGTCgtggtttgatttaaaaaatcaagtttataaaactgtggtgtaattgtaaatgttgcgAAACCATTTTGATAATTGCCATATGAATCGTGCAACAGCAATCACAGAAAAGACCGTTTGATTGCCGGCTTTGGCGTTTGGCTTGTTGTTTCGTGATTTGAATCTATAAAATTACGTTTGAAAACCTTccaatcaaattatgaaaacaaaacataatttgcaaagttcccattcaatttaacattttgctatttttgcggcGTTGGCGTTCCATACTGTCATGGTACAGTATCTGcgaatgttttagttgtctcgaaacgtttaaattattttcctaCCTGCCTCTAGCCTCCGATTATATCGAAATAACGCATCAACTAAAATAAGATCAAACACCCCTAATAGTTTACTTGCGTTTTCGTAACCAGACCACAAAAGAAACGAGACCAAACACAACTGCTGGGCGCTAGCACCTTGTCTTGCTAACCTCTTCCATGTCACGTGatatttgtgacgtcacctacCGCTATTAATCTCAAATCAGCCGGGGTCCGATTTACACCACTTTCCCCTGTTGTGAGGATATTTCAGTTAatcaaagagatttaaacacatgagtagaaacttctcttttgcgcatgacgtcatgtttgtttcttttattctcttggagcatattctactttctccacggtcacggttcactacataacaataaacatgcagacgacgacaatgattttcagatctgtttgctgctggaacagattagtcttattattagGGTGCAGTTATTGGGATCCATTgggtgttaattttaattgaaattaattattgaaatcaggtgagagttttaggttcagcaattaacttagtttcagttccttgaactgataatgctgctgttttgtatcaaggcatgacttagcctacttgagttgcgcgggaagattttttcgttcaccacatttaTCTTCGACCAGGCAATTAGCAACTAAACTCATTACTCATTAGCATAGGCCTTATGTTGCAGGTGTTGTGTCATTAAAATAGGCTACTGAAAGTCTGATTTCAGATCTTGTTATTGtggtgcagttgttgggatctaATGGATGTCAACTtgaagttaattattgaaatagattGTGACCCAGAAGACGATGCAGCAAACTTCATGTAAGATACGATATGCCTATTAATCAATTAGCCAACTGCTGTTGAGCTTGTCCTGTATGGCGGTCACCCAGAGTGTACGTtctcgccaatttataataaacagccaagcaaaacaacaaattaatgtaaGTCGTAACGAGTATTTGAAGTAATACTGTACTGATATATTGATGTCATTTAATctgataatgaaaatatttatttgcagatgtggacaatgtttgcataactgcacaagtaatgaaactttgctggctcatcaaaaaactgctcacggtatatttgttttttgtttgaaacttatttcattttgagcTCTATCATTGGCAGATTccgattaaaaaaatcaaacaaacttaattttacactTGTCTTGCAGAATCTTCTTGCAATAATGTTACAAGAGAAAAGCTGATGGAATGGTGGGAAACAGTGGGTGGCGTTAAAACAGATCTAACTGCAGATGCggttaactattttatgaaGCTATTTTCTTCGTACAGTTCACCGGATGAACTGTTTCATAAATTCTCCTGTGATGGAATTACGTGCATCCCATCACTATTTTTCTTGCCAAGAAAATTGTCACTATGTTTAAcacgaaaattgtttgatgtatttttatcaCACGTTACCACTgttgcacacaacaaaaagGGGAAACACTTGACATTACACAAGTTAACCCGAGACGAAGAATTCATAATTCAGTACATAGGTggttatattttgcagaaactcACTAAGCGCTGTATAAATCCGAGAGAAATAGATCTATTGTCTTGTTTAACTGATTATAGTAATGAAACCACTAATAGTTCCTTGATTTCCgctttaaataataacaattatggACATCTTACAGTTCCAGCAAAATCACTAGTGAAATTGTTGATGTATGTAGAAAGTGTCTTTAGGAAACAAGACATAAAGGAGCACATCATGGAAAGTTGCATGTCTTCTTTGAGTGTTTGTAACATAAaagatatatttgaaaatcttgtttttgatgaatgtttgcaaaaattgtgcatgaaaatatgtaaattttacgTGAAGATTAGATGCTATCAAAAAGCCAATCATTTAAATTCAGTACTGCATGTAACCTCTGATCAAAATGTAAGTCTgagaaaatcattaaaatgaatGTACATTACATAGTTGTCTTCTTACATGTACTTCGTCAGTTTTAGCTCAAAAAGGATTAAGTGTTACTGTATTGTAAGCAGACTGTCAAAACACTCgaaatcaagttatttttttcgcTTCGGCATTGGATCATCGCAAACATCACCATGTTTCCAGTCAATAACGTGATTTACATTTGACCCCTTAAGTGACTTGATATTCTTTTTGCACAttatcacattttcaaattgtgCATATTGGTGAATATCAGGCACTTCATTTCGACGGCCAGTTTGTCTCATATGACCGAAATAGGCCTCCAATGGGTCTTGGTTTAAGCGCTTAGTTAAGACGTATGAACCTTCTGGGCTGTTCTCCAACAAGAATTTCACCAATTCAGCAATGGCCATGGATGTGGAAACTAAACCGTCGTAGGTTTGATGGCTCAGAAACTGCTTTGACTGTTCGGAAACGGACCCAGTTAAACTGCTTTACCATTGTTTTAACTCTGAAAGGAATGTATTAAGCCATTTCAGACGAGGATCATCAATCGTTGTATATGGTTTCAAGTCAGGGTtgtatgaataatttaatctgGTGTTCATGAGGTCAAACCACTTATTCATCAAACCAGCAAACCACGCACTCATCTTCATTTCTTCTCCACCACGACTCTTCATTAAACTGGAGACAGTTCCAGAGAGCAATTGTGCGGCATAGCAAACCCGCATTTTTGCGTAACTCTTATGGGAAAAATGGCCATCAGTCAACTTGCAACTTCTCAACTCTGAACTTTCAAATAGGTAGGGAACATGGCAAAAATGCttccacaaaatgaaatgttgattGTACTTCATCATTCTAGCTCCACCTGGACGGCTGGATCTCACACAGTTACAGGCTGTCTTCAGCAAGTGTGGAGGGTCACTAATCAAATAAATAGGCATTTCTGGCTGATAAATATTAATGCACTTGTAGGGGACGGTCAAATTGGAATTATTGAGCAATTGGAACAATTTTCGATTGCAGGATGCACCATCAGCAACAAGTGCTAAGACTGTAAAACCACATCCGGCCAAGGATTCAACCACTTCCCAGAACATGCTAACCAAGTGAAATGCCTTTGTATTCTTGGTggcataaaaaacaataggCCGGGAAAAATTGCTGAGGATACTCCTACCATAAAATTGTAGGGCATGTGTGGCAGGAGCTTCATTATTGTATTGTCTGTCGACACCCAGATCAACAAATCCTATTATTCGGTCTGTTGCTGCATTAtacacaatattttctttcactgtaaacaaaataagcaaCAGGTTATATCTTGTGCATATACAGTTAATAACTTgtgtcattgttttgtcataaagcATGAATAAGAATCTTACACAGTGTGATTAATAGTgttaaaaattccaagaaaagtTTCACCTTTCATTTCATCGATTGATATAACGAGAAATCGTTCATGTGATGCTAGACTGAGACTTTTGGATTTCAGTTCTTCTAAAACATTATCTTGAATGCCAGGTGCAGTGCAGTAAAcgtttctgaaaacagtaCAAAAGTGAGCAAGTGAAACAATTGCTCGTAGTTAGCTTGTAGTAGCCAAATTGCAGAGAACAGAACCCATACGCTACCGATAGTCATTTAGGGTACGTGAGCTTGGTAGTCGTAAAATGCCACTTTGTCGTAATTCTTCATAGGCGCTTTTACTTTTAGCAGCTAGACTCAAACAGAACttataaagaaaattgcaagGGTTGATTTTAGCACGCTTttacgaaataaacaaaaattgaggTCAACTGAACTTAGTTACTCAGTAGTAGTTCAGTTCTGAACTTAGTAGTTATTCAGTAGTTTATTACTCAAGGAGACCTAAACCTACTTTATTAACTCAGGGTGATATCTTTCCCCATTTCTTTTCATACTATTTAGCTTTTGCTGCTCTTTCCAAAAGATTGAGTAGAAGTTATCAATTTTATCCTCATCTTGAGCtaaaaaaatgtatgatattaacgtaaacttcacaaaaacacacgACACAAAAAGACTGAGTTATATGCATTGTGTAGGTGCATCACATTACATTTGTAGCTTCATTGGAATAGTTATAAGTAACATATTCTGGATTACCAGCTTTGTAATCGGTATGATACCTGCTTTAACAATGGCTGTCATGTCATCTGACATAATTTTATCTACCTCCACTTGCACCGTATCATCAGCTAACAGAGTCGAAACCTTAGCTTCTAATTCTCTAATGCTAATAAAGAATTACTTCATAACAACAAGACTATCTTAAATAAtactgttttatttctatCTTCTGGCATTGCTCAATCTACATATAGTTAAGTGTAAAAAGCACAGCTACTGACACTGACAATCTTGCGAATGAGACTATTACTAATAGGATTACGAAGTGCAATATCACCAAATTTCATTAGCAGTGAAGGTGGAGGTAATTCGAGATGGTAGGTTAAATGTTGGCTGCGCTGATCGTTTTAAAGGTTGATCTTTAACCATATGGTAATAATTTAGCCTTTTCTGGTTGAGCCGTCCCTCCTTTTCATCTACACTACAACAACTCCTGCACTGACCACTTTCCTTGAGAAAAAGTTCACAACTTGCATTTCtaacaacaagaaatttggttcatttaacaagaaaagtcacaaaatatgCCTAAGATACTGTGTACACTTTAAGTGCAATGCATTATCAGTGTTACCAAAAATAAGTAAGTATATggtcactagcagcatgccatattgacccgtTACCGACATACACATAGGCTTATACAtatgcttgttaacaaccagTTCGCagatgtcattaaaattccaagaaccggttcgcacaaaccggctgaatcccaccactctATATGATTCATTCAATGTTAAATAAtgataaatttcatttatgtaaCAAATGCAATAGGCACAATTGAAAAACTAGTTTCACCTGTATGCAAGTTTCCTAACCGTTGGTGCATTTTCAGAACTGAATGGTGTCATAGATTTGGTGGTCATGTGTGGCAGGCCACTTCCAGAACTATACAATCCAGAACATATTGAAAACGATTCAATATCTTTTATGGTGCCgtgtagtgtttgagtagttATATCCAGGGAGTAAATACAACTTGAGCGAGGTGCTTTCCAGCCATAATAGCATATCCTTAATGACATGTCATATAATACTCCAATCGAGTATTTAGGTTGATCACAGccatcataaaaagaaaaaacaagatttttgttttcaaatgacCTCTGCCAACCTTCCGGCAAGCGAGCAGATTTCAAGGACGCAACAGAtttgaaatgtaattttgtttcaaagataCGCTTCTTCGGCGGCTTTCTTGAATGTACCTGCGCCAAAGTCAGCTTAGGCAAAGACAAAGTGGGTACTGCTCCTTCACGTAATTCTTTACGGGAACCCTCTGCAAAAAAACTCTTATTTGTGCATAcatgaacattttcaattttgatacTTGTAATGGTACATATATTAATCTGAAACCACAGTGAAGGTTTGCACTAATAGCTTGTCACAGATGCAGTGTTATGCTGTGCTTACTCGCTAGTAAATTTAATGAAGTTCTGCATCAAACCATCTCATGGAAAACAAACACTGCATCAAACGCTAGATATGCCATTACATTAAATATCTTTCCTCAATACACTAGTTACACTGCATGTAAGTCTATGtagaacaaattttacttaaaacaatgtcagatctttcaaaatgcacttcacacattttcacagcatctcgagcaaatagattttttatgtgCTCGTCGCTTCTGCAAGCCAGCACGATACACTCCAACCTTTCTGCCCAGCTTTCCTTCtccttttttacaaattttctcgaAGGTATCTTAAACAGAGTCACGGCAGGTGACCTGTTGTTGCACATTGGTAAACAGCACAAATTTGCCATTATTTCAGACTATTTAGCTTATTTCAATAACTTAAAGCCTGCAACATAAGACCTGTACTATTGAGTCTTaatctgtaaagtttttattctgcGCGTGGAGCGAAATTTTATGCgcagatgaaacaatacaatatgactcggtctatctaaatttttcatccattcattttatttttcaccttaaatgtggtgaacgaaaaaatcttcccgcgc of the Clavelina lepadiformis chromosome 7, kaClaLepa1.1, whole genome shotgun sequence genome contains:
- the LOC143465349 gene encoding uncharacterized protein LOC143465349; its protein translation is MDVNLKLIIEIDCDPEDDAANFICGQCLHNCTSNETLLAHQKTAHESSCNNVTREKLMEWWETVGGVKTDLTADAVNYFMKLFSSYSSPDELFHKFSCDGITCIPSLFFLPRKLSLCLTRKLFDVFLSHVTTVAHNKKGKHLTLHKLTRDEEFIIQYIGGYILQKLTKRCINPREIDLLSCLTDYSNETTNSSLISALNNNNYGHLTVPAKSLVKLLMYVESVFRKQDIKEHIMESCMSSLSVCNIKDIFENLVFDECLQKLCMKICKFYVKIRCYQKANHLNSVLHVTSDQNVSLRKSLK